In Magnetospirillum sp. XM-1, a single window of DNA contains:
- a CDS encoding glycosyltransferase: MRLSGFVVLLLIVLGNLGFWAMMNRPQSGLPWSGTLNSVSFSPGRADDDPTIVRKLPYMDEWLLPTRAEMDEDLAMLAGKVHQVRTYSTLEGLDQVPELAAKYGLKALPGAWLDERLGRNEVELANIVRIARDNPNVDRVIIGNENLTLHRLTPDQMIRYLRRARALLPDRVKISTAEAWAIWLDYPELAREVDFITIHTLPFWEPGGVRIENALDFTKRMVRDVKAQYPDKPIFIGEVGWPSAGRNYGVSEPSLINQAMFLRNFVNWAHEEKLDYNIVEAFDQPWKVNLDNTASEKHWGIYTVDRKPKFSWINPVLEFEEWPVQAITATLIALLPVVWFLGKWKSLRLPGKIFFALLVQFASTLLIWTMSTPVIRDVSPGTGLMLGLMLPAQLLLLIVVLIAGIEVTELTWASKFKRRFTALPPDHIKRFPKVSIHLPCYNEPPAMVKLTIDSLMALDYPNFEIIVLDNNTKKEEVWRPVEEYCKSLGEKVKFYHLAPWPGAKAGALNFGLTVTDPEAEIIGVVDSDYIVDKNWLRGLVPYFEDPKVGHVQAPQDHREWEHDLFKEMINWEYAGFFDIGMVFRNEADAIIQHGTMTLVRKKTLEDAGRWGEWCIVEDAELGLRMMKAGYQSVYVQDRLGHGLVPDSFMAYKKQRFRWAYGAVQILKAHWRSLIPFKKTGLTTGQKYHFVAGWLPWFADAFYLLFAAASLAWSLGMIVAPRYFSTPLPFFTLPTVGVFVAKIFHHFFLYSTRVNCGFKRRGLAAIAGMGLTYSIAWAMWQGIFTKSTPFMRTPKMANKAAFTQGFLMASSEAILALLHYVAAVAVLIPRNNFTDPDVRIWSLTLVVQAMPFLAALVASLISVMPSDGPEQPAHSHSDAKPEAAQ; encoded by the coding sequence ATGCGTCTTTCCGGCTTCGTGGTTCTGCTCCTGATCGTGCTGGGCAATCTCGGCTTCTGGGCGATGATGAATCGCCCCCAAAGCGGCCTGCCCTGGTCCGGCACCCTCAATTCCGTCTCGTTCAGCCCGGGACGCGCCGACGATGATCCCACCATCGTGCGCAAGCTGCCCTACATGGACGAGTGGCTGCTGCCCACGCGGGCCGAGATGGACGAGGACCTGGCCATGCTGGCCGGCAAGGTCCATCAGGTGCGCACCTACTCCACCCTGGAAGGCCTGGACCAGGTGCCCGAGCTGGCCGCCAAGTACGGCCTGAAGGCCCTGCCCGGCGCCTGGCTGGACGAGCGCCTGGGCCGCAACGAGGTGGAACTGGCCAACATCGTCCGCATCGCGCGCGACAATCCCAACGTCGACCGGGTGATCATCGGCAACGAAAACCTGACGCTGCACCGCCTGACCCCGGATCAGATGATCCGCTACCTGCGCCGCGCCCGCGCCCTGCTGCCCGACCGGGTGAAGATCAGCACCGCCGAGGCCTGGGCCATCTGGCTGGACTATCCCGAGCTGGCCCGCGAGGTGGACTTCATCACCATCCACACCCTGCCCTTCTGGGAGCCCGGCGGCGTCCGCATCGAAAACGCGCTGGACTTCACCAAGCGCATGGTCCGGGACGTGAAGGCCCAGTATCCCGACAAGCCCATCTTCATCGGCGAAGTCGGCTGGCCGTCGGCGGGACGCAATTACGGCGTTTCCGAGCCGTCGCTGATCAACCAGGCCATGTTCCTCCGGAACTTCGTCAACTGGGCGCACGAGGAGAAGCTCGACTACAACATCGTCGAGGCCTTCGACCAGCCCTGGAAGGTGAACCTGGACAACACCGCGTCGGAAAAGCACTGGGGCATCTACACCGTCGACAGGAAGCCCAAGTTCAGCTGGATCAATCCGGTGCTGGAGTTCGAGGAATGGCCGGTCCAGGCCATCACCGCGACCCTGATCGCGCTTTTGCCGGTGGTGTGGTTCCTGGGTAAGTGGAAAAGCCTGCGCCTGCCGGGCAAGATCTTCTTCGCGCTGCTGGTGCAGTTCGCCTCCACCCTTTTGATCTGGACCATGTCCACCCCGGTCATCCGCGACGTGTCGCCCGGCACCGGGCTGATGCTGGGACTGATGCTGCCGGCCCAGCTATTGCTGCTGATCGTGGTGCTGATCGCCGGCATCGAGGTGACCGAACTCACCTGGGCCAGCAAGTTCAAGCGCCGCTTCACGGCGCTGCCGCCCGACCACATCAAGCGCTTCCCCAAGGTCTCCATCCACCTGCCGTGCTACAACGAGCCGCCGGCCATGGTGAAGCTGACCATCGACAGCCTGATGGCGCTCGACTACCCCAACTTCGAAATCATCGTGTTGGACAACAACACCAAGAAGGAGGAGGTCTGGCGCCCCGTCGAGGAGTACTGCAAGTCCCTGGGCGAGAAGGTGAAGTTTTACCATCTGGCCCCCTGGCCCGGCGCCAAGGCCGGCGCGCTGAACTTCGGCCTCACCGTCACCGACCCCGAGGCCGAGATCATCGGCGTGGTGGATTCCGACTACATCGTCGACAAGAACTGGCTGCGCGGTCTGGTCCCTTATTTCGAGGACCCCAAGGTCGGCCACGTCCAGGCGCCCCAGGATCACCGCGAATGGGAACACGACCTGTTCAAGGAGATGATCAACTGGGAATATGCCGGCTTCTTCGACATCGGCATGGTGTTCAGAAACGAGGCCGACGCCATCATCCAGCACGGCACCATGACCCTGGTGCGCAAGAAGACGCTGGAGGATGCCGGGCGCTGGGGCGAGTGGTGCATCGTCGAGGACGCCGAGCTGGGCCTTCGCATGATGAAGGCCGGCTACCAGTCGGTCTACGTCCAGGACCGCCTGGGCCACGGCCTGGTGCCGGATTCCTTCATGGCCTACAAGAAGCAGCGCTTCCGCTGGGCCTATGGCGCGGTGCAGATCCTGAAAGCCCACTGGCGCTCGCTGATCCCCTTCAAGAAGACGGGGCTGACCACCGGCCAGAAGTACCATTTCGTGGCGGGCTGGCTGCCGTGGTTCGCCGACGCCTTCTACCTGCTGTTCGCCGCCGCCTCGCTGGCCTGGTCGCTGGGCATGATCGTGGCGCCGCGCTATTTCTCGACGCCACTGCCCTTCTTCACCCTGCCCACGGTGGGCGTGTTCGTGGCGAAGATCTTCCACCATTTCTTCCTCTACAGCACCCGGGTGAATTGCGGTTTCAAGCGCCGCGGCCTGGCCGCCATCGCCGGCATGGGACTGACCTATTCCATCGCCTGGGCCATGTGGCAGGGCATCTTCACCAAGTCGACGCCCTTCATGCGCACGCCCAAGATGGCCAACAAGGCGGCCTTCACCCAGGGCTTCCTGATGGCGTCGTCCGAGGCGATCCTGGCCCTGCTGCACTACGTCGCCGCCGTCGCCGTGCTGATCCCCAGGAACAACTTCACCGATCCGGACGTGCGCATCTGGTCGCTTACCCTGGTGGTGCAGGCCATGCCGTTCCTGGCCGCCCTGGTGGCCTCGCTGATCAGCGTCATGCCCTCGGACGGTCCGGAGCAGCCGGCCCACAGCCACAGCGACGCCAAGCCGGAAGCGGCGCAATAA